The following are encoded in a window of Sphingobium sp. AP49 genomic DNA:
- a CDS encoding pyridoxal phosphate-dependent aminotransferase produces MDLPPFALDHWLSAYDFATPPIAYNLASSTGPRWSVAEICALGDAPLAIDDTVLSYAPPEGSAALRAAIAAFHDSEADRVVVTTGSSEALSIFFCLAARPGAHMLMPDPGYPAYAAMAQAWGLGTRHYALTRETGFAQDVDAILALVDGDTAGVVVNTPHNPSGSVMPRAEIARLAAALAERGVPLLVDEVYHPLYFGAPQQSAAGIPNAYVTSDMSKALSLPGLRMGWIIAPDDAQRARIIDARSYFTISSSPLLEWLATHSLQHSAAITDRLKAVATVNIAVLDRLIAEANGKLQWVRPQGGTTAFPWLGDGRDSRPLCEALAAQGVLLAPGDCFGQPAHMRLGFAQQAEGFAIAAERIATALAAL; encoded by the coding sequence ATGGACCTGCCGCCCTTTGCCCTCGACCATTGGCTGTCGGCCTATGATTTCGCGACGCCGCCGATCGCCTATAATCTGGCGTCGAGTACCGGGCCGCGCTGGAGCGTGGCGGAGATTTGCGCGCTGGGCGACGCGCCGCTGGCGATCGACGACACCGTGCTAAGCTATGCCCCGCCGGAGGGGAGCGCGGCGTTGCGCGCGGCGATCGCCGCCTTTCATGACAGCGAAGCTGACAGGGTGGTGGTGACCACCGGATCGTCGGAGGCCCTGTCGATCTTCTTCTGCCTCGCCGCGCGACCGGGCGCGCATATGCTGATGCCCGATCCGGGCTATCCGGCCTATGCGGCGATGGCGCAGGCCTGGGGGCTGGGAACGCGGCACTATGCGCTGACCCGCGAGACCGGCTTTGCGCAGGATGTGGATGCGATCCTGGCGCTGGTCGATGGCGACACCGCCGGCGTCGTGGTCAACACGCCGCATAATCCCAGCGGATCGGTGATGCCGCGCGCGGAGATCGCACGGCTGGCGGCGGCGCTGGCCGAGCGTGGCGTGCCGCTGCTGGTCGATGAGGTCTATCATCCGCTCTATTTCGGCGCGCCGCAGCAATCGGCCGCCGGCATCCCCAACGCCTATGTCACCAGCGACATGTCCAAGGCGCTGTCGCTGCCGGGGCTGCGGATGGGCTGGATCATCGCACCCGACGATGCCCAGCGTGCCCGGATCATCGACGCGCGCAGCTATTTCACGATCAGCAGTTCGCCCCTGCTGGAGTGGCTGGCGACCCATTCGCTACAGCACAGCGCAGCCATTACCGATCGGTTGAAGGCCGTTGCGACTGTCAACATCGCTGTCCTCGACCGGCTGATCGCGGAAGCCAATGGCAAGCTGCAATGGGTGCGGCCGCAGGGTGGCACCACCGCCTTCCCCTGGCTGGGCGACGGGCGCGACAGCCGGCCGCTGTGCGAAGCGCTGGCGGCGCAGGGCGTGCTGCTGGCGCCGGGCGACTGTTTCGGGCAGCCGGCGCATATGCGGCTGGGCTTCGCGCAGCAGGCCGAAGGGTTTGCGATTGCGGCGGAGCGGATCGCCACCGCCCTCGCCGCCCTT
- a CDS encoding YcxB family protein: MMQHETTVQLTADDVAAAARHHYLGSLRFLQWFIPVLSVLIVAIIAIAILAGPQVLGSWSDNIVPIGGLTAGIAILWGNYAIFIPRAARRQFEEQAGLQGAMHYSWDEQHIRLESQISQATMLWTQFHAYHDADDVLQLYLSRQLYWVIPKRYLQPVAAADLLAQLEAHAVPARSKRKKRG, translated from the coding sequence ATGATGCAACATGAAACAACAGTCCAGTTGACCGCCGATGATGTCGCTGCCGCTGCGCGTCATCATTATCTTGGTAGCCTACGCTTCTTGCAATGGTTCATACCGGTCTTGAGCGTCTTGATTGTCGCCATCATCGCCATCGCAATTTTGGCCGGGCCGCAGGTCTTGGGAAGCTGGTCGGACAACATCGTGCCGATCGGCGGCCTTACTGCGGGGATCGCCATCCTATGGGGCAATTACGCGATCTTCATCCCCCGTGCTGCGCGACGGCAATTCGAGGAACAAGCAGGGCTGCAAGGAGCCATGCACTATAGCTGGGACGAACAGCATATCCGCCTCGAATCGCAGATAAGCCAGGCGACAATGCTTTGGACGCAATTCCATGCCTATCACGACGCGGATGATGTCTTGCAGCTCTATCTGTCCCGGCAGCTCTATTGGGTGATCCCCAAACGCTATCTGCAGCCAGTCGCGGCGGCCGACCTGTTGGCACAGCTCGAAGCACATGCCGTACCAGCGAGAAGCAAGCGCAAGAAGCGCGGCTAA
- the smc gene encoding chromosome segregation protein SMC — translation MQIKRLKLSGFKSFVDATELRIEPGLTGIVGPNGCGKSNLLEAIRWVMGESSAKSMRGGGMEDVIFAGTTSRPQRDFAEVSLLTIQEQGELFNAVDVGADGELEVTRRIERGAGSAYRANGRDVRAKDVALIFADAATGAHSPALVSQGRIAAVIAARPQERRAMLEEAAGIAGLHVRRKDAEQKLRAAEGNLARLDEILADMDSRAGNLRRQARAAERYIRLSEQIRIAEGRVIFARWREANASAEAARAEAKLAEATVGAAQEALTAANVHSSAAVTALAERRAEALATRDAASESGHQLNTLKAERDGVVRRLHDLAQQAARLDEDREREGTLANDAAEAIARLTAEVAHLKARIAQTEAMRPDFAARIARAEDSARDAELELAKAMAKQAGEQAELRVAEAALAAARDRLSRAEQAMRRLEGEAAALPDAAPLEAKRDEAAVAQVRANADREAAEAAIATAETERQAASEARASAEAALASARAALAALDSEATALRKAIDVGGSGRARALDQLKAAPGYERALAAALGDDLEAPIGAEGPRRWAGAAALKDDPSLPDGASPLAAHVTAPEALARRLAQVAVVENDSGQALQVGQRLVTLDGQLRRWDGYAAVEGGAAAAERLIRINRLEAIDAARPAAAQAVETAQAEQAEAGGREKAAADALAAGRTKLSDADQRLRAALRAADEAAGALERLSGRREAIEERLAEARRDQEMAQVEHDKASAARAALPDGAETRAQVAALSQASEKARMAVSQLQADQALADRALSSDRERMAAADAEAKGWNTRAGEAAKRIAAMASRGETVAQERAAIEGQPEALGTSIATLTEEREAQVERAEQTRRAEIEAEATLKATEKHAADAGEALAGAREARATAVARAEAADERRIETNRLSGERFECPPPVLPEKLGFPSADIRIAQSEQAEHDRLSAERERIGPVNLVAAQELEELETIQATSRAESAELTQAINQLRGSIGSLNREGRQRLLAAFEAVDGHFRRLFTTLFNGGQAHLELIDSDDPLEAGLEIMAQPPGKKLAALTLLSGGEQALTAVALIFGLFLTNPAPICVLDEVDAPLDDANVERFCDLLDAMVAQTRTRYLIVTHNAVSMARMHRLFGVTMVERGVSRLVSVNLHGAEALLAAQ, via the coding sequence ATGCAGATAAAGCGGCTCAAGCTTTCGGGCTTCAAGAGCTTCGTCGATGCGACCGAATTGCGCATCGAGCCGGGCCTGACCGGCATTGTCGGCCCCAATGGCTGCGGCAAGTCCAACCTCTTGGAAGCGATCCGCTGGGTGATGGGCGAATCCAGCGCCAAGTCGATGCGCGGCGGCGGCATGGAGGATGTGATCTTCGCCGGCACCACCAGCCGGCCGCAGCGCGACTTTGCCGAAGTGTCGCTGCTGACCATCCAGGAACAGGGCGAGCTGTTCAACGCGGTCGATGTCGGCGCCGATGGCGAACTGGAGGTCACGCGCCGGATCGAGCGCGGCGCGGGCAGCGCCTATCGCGCCAATGGCCGGGATGTGCGCGCCAAGGATGTGGCGCTGATCTTCGCCGATGCCGCCACCGGCGCGCACAGCCCGGCGCTGGTCAGCCAGGGACGGATCGCCGCCGTCATCGCCGCGCGGCCGCAGGAACGGCGCGCCATGCTGGAAGAGGCGGCGGGCATTGCCGGCCTGCATGTCCGGCGCAAGGATGCTGAGCAGAAATTGCGCGCGGCCGAGGGCAATCTGGCCCGGCTGGACGAGATATTGGCCGACATGGACAGTCGTGCCGGCAATTTGCGGCGACAGGCGCGCGCGGCGGAACGCTATATCCGCCTGTCCGAACAGATCCGCATAGCCGAGGGCCGGGTGATCTTCGCCCGCTGGCGCGAAGCCAATGCCAGTGCGGAAGCGGCGCGGGCCGAGGCAAAGCTGGCCGAGGCAACCGTGGGCGCGGCGCAGGAAGCCCTGACGGCGGCCAATGTTCATAGCAGTGCCGCGGTGACAGCCTTGGCCGAGCGGCGGGCCGAAGCCCTGGCGACGCGCGATGCCGCCAGCGAATCCGGCCACCAGCTCAACACGCTGAAGGCCGAGCGCGACGGGGTTGTGCGGCGGCTGCATGACCTGGCGCAGCAGGCAGCGCGACTGGACGAGGATCGCGAGCGCGAGGGCACGCTGGCCAATGACGCGGCCGAAGCGATCGCGCGGCTGACCGCCGAGGTCGCGCACCTGAAAGCCCGGATTGCGCAGACCGAGGCGATGCGCCCCGATTTCGCCGCGCGGATCGCCCGGGCTGAGGATTCGGCCCGCGATGCCGAGTTGGAGCTGGCCAAGGCGATGGCCAAGCAGGCGGGCGAGCAGGCCGAATTGCGCGTGGCCGAAGCGGCGCTGGCGGCGGCGCGCGATCGGCTGAGCCGGGCGGAGCAGGCGATGCGGCGGCTGGAGGGGGAGGCGGCGGCCTTGCCCGATGCCGCGCCGCTGGAAGCAAAGCGCGACGAGGCGGCGGTGGCGCAGGTCCGCGCCAATGCCGATCGCGAGGCGGCAGAGGCGGCGATCGCGACAGCCGAGACGGAGCGGCAGGCGGCGAGCGAGGCGCGAGCATCAGCGGAAGCCGCGCTGGCATCGGCGCGGGCCGCGCTGGCGGCGCTGGACAGCGAGGCGACGGCGCTGCGCAAGGCGATCGATGTCGGTGGCAGCGGCCGGGCGCGGGCACTCGACCAGTTGAAGGCGGCGCCGGGCTATGAGCGGGCGCTGGCGGCGGCGCTGGGCGATGATCTGGAGGCGCCTATCGGGGCCGAGGGGCCGCGTCGCTGGGCGGGGGCTGCGGCACTGAAGGATGATCCCAGCTTGCCCGACGGCGCCAGCCCACTGGCGGCCCATGTGACCGCGCCCGAGGCACTGGCGCGGCGGCTGGCGCAGGTGGCGGTGGTGGAGAACGACAGTGGTCAGGCGCTGCAGGTCGGCCAGCGGCTGGTGACGCTGGATGGGCAATTGCGACGCTGGGACGGCTATGCCGCGGTTGAGGGCGGCGCGGCGGCAGCGGAACGGCTGATTCGGATCAACCGGCTGGAGGCGATCGATGCTGCGCGTCCGGCAGCGGCGCAGGCGGTCGAGACGGCACAGGCGGAACAGGCCGAGGCTGGCGGGCGCGAGAAGGCGGCGGCGGATGCGCTGGCGGCCGGCCGCACCAAACTGAGCGATGCGGACCAGCGGTTGCGCGCCGCCCTGCGCGCGGCGGACGAGGCGGCGGGCGCGCTGGAGCGGTTGAGCGGCAGGCGCGAGGCGATCGAGGAACGGCTGGCCGAGGCCCGGCGCGATCAGGAAATGGCCCAGGTCGAGCATGACAAGGCGTCGGCCGCGCGGGCCGCCCTGCCCGATGGCGCCGAGACGCGCGCGCAGGTGGCGGCGCTGTCGCAGGCGAGCGAGAAGGCCCGCATGGCCGTCAGCCAGTTGCAGGCCGACCAGGCGCTGGCCGACCGGGCGCTGTCGAGCGACCGCGAGCGCATGGCGGCGGCCGATGCCGAGGCCAAGGGCTGGAACACCCGCGCCGGCGAGGCGGCAAAGCGCATCGCCGCCATGGCGTCGCGCGGCGAGACGGTGGCGCAGGAGCGCGCCGCGATCGAGGGCCAGCCCGAGGCACTGGGCACCAGCATCGCCACGCTGACCGAGGAACGCGAGGCGCAGGTCGAGCGCGCCGAACAGACCCGCCGCGCGGAGATCGAGGCCGAAGCGACGCTGAAGGCGACCGAGAAGCACGCGGCCGACGCCGGCGAGGCACTGGCCGGCGCGCGCGAGGCGCGGGCGACGGCGGTGGCGCGGGCAGAGGCGGCGGACGAGCGGCGGATCGAGACCAATCGCCTGTCGGGCGAGCGGTTCGAATGCCCGCCGCCGGTGTTGCCGGAGAAATTGGGCTTTCCCAGCGCCGACATCCGCATCGCCCAGAGCGAGCAGGCCGAGCATGATCGCCTCTCGGCCGAGCGGGAGCGGATCGGCCCGGTCAATCTGGTCGCGGCGCAGGAGCTGGAGGAGCTGGAGACGATCCAGGCGACCAGCCGGGCCGAAAGCGCGGAACTGACCCAGGCGATCAACCAGTTGCGCGGGTCGATCGGCAGCCTCAACCGCGAGGGGCGGCAGCGGCTGCTCGCCGCGTTCGAGGCCGTGGACGGCCATTTCCGTCGGCTCTTCACCACTTTGTTCAATGGCGGCCAGGCGCATCTGGAACTGATCGACAGCGACGATCCGCTGGAGGCGGGGCTGGAGATCATGGCCCAGCCGCCGGGCAAGAAGCTGGCGGCGCTGACCCTGTTGTCGGGCGGCGAGCAGGCGCTGACTGCGGTGGCGCTGATCTTCGGCCTGTTCCTCACCAATCCGGCGCCGATCTGCGTGCTGGACGAAGTCGACGCGCCGCTGGACGATGCCAATGTCGAGCGTTTCTGCGACCTGCTCGACGCGATGGTCGCGCAGACCCGGACCCGATACCTGATCGTCACCCATAATGCGGTGTCGATGGCGCGCATGCACCGGCTGTTCGGCGTCACCATGGTGGAGCGCGGCGTCAGCCGGCTGGTGTCGGTCAACCTGCACGGCGCCGAGGCGCTGCTGGCGGCGCAATGA
- a CDS encoding thioredoxin domain-containing protein, producing MKALSSTALPGLALIALSLTLAGCGKKDEGNASAAAPIAAVAPPTGTSWSETVAETPEGNFVMGNPAAKLKLVEYGSFTCSHCRDFAHESSQELKAMVDSGKISYEFRVYVRDPIDITTALLARCGGKDIYYPLSEQFFANQSAMFEKAQSLGDAPYQAMVSAPPAQRFGQLANALGLVDYAKQRGIAEDQAKQCLADTATAEKLAKGVEAANAQYNISGTPTFLMNGVVVENASSWPVLKNKLKEAGI from the coding sequence GTGAAAGCCCTGTCCTCCACCGCTCTGCCCGGCCTTGCCCTTATCGCCCTGTCCCTGACGCTTGCCGGTTGCGGCAAGAAGGATGAGGGCAATGCGTCCGCCGCCGCGCCGATCGCCGCCGTGGCCCCCCCCACCGGCACCAGCTGGTCGGAAACCGTCGCCGAAACGCCCGAAGGCAATTTCGTGATGGGCAATCCCGCCGCCAAGCTGAAGCTGGTCGAATATGGCTCCTTCACCTGCAGCCATTGCCGCGACTTCGCCCATGAATCGTCGCAGGAACTCAAAGCGATGGTCGATAGCGGCAAGATCAGCTACGAATTCCGCGTCTATGTCCGCGACCCGATCGACATCACGACGGCACTGCTGGCCCGTTGCGGCGGCAAGGACATCTACTATCCGCTGTCGGAACAGTTCTTCGCCAACCAGAGCGCGATGTTCGAAAAGGCGCAGAGCCTGGGCGACGCCCCCTATCAGGCGATGGTATCGGCCCCGCCGGCGCAGCGTTTCGGCCAGCTGGCCAATGCGCTGGGCCTGGTCGACTATGCCAAGCAGCGCGGCATTGCCGAGGACCAGGCCAAGCAGTGCCTGGCCGACACGGCGACTGCCGAGAAGCTGGCCAAGGGCGTCGAGGCGGCCAATGCCCAATATAATATCTCCGGCACGCCGACCTTCCTGATGAACGGGGTGGTGGTCGAGAATGCCTCGTCCTGGCCGGTGCTGAAGAACAAGCTCAAGGAAGCGGGTATCTGA
- a CDS encoding thioredoxin domain-containing protein: protein MTKFRLSLLALIAVPAIAVAAAPNWVAQVVRSPIGGHVMGNPAAPTKLVEYVSYTCSHCAHFVNEATPSLKADYVKGGKVSAEVRNAVRDKYDLTAALLARCGGAKRFMGNHEALFANQDAWMEQIMAYDKGAAKPTEQKAALRDIGQKTGLYTLMNKRGFTNAQLDACIADPASEKAVLAMTDEAWNKVKITGTPGFVVNGTLVQGSTWEILKAALPAAAR, encoded by the coding sequence ATGACCAAGTTCCGCCTTTCCCTGCTTGCCCTGATCGCCGTTCCCGCCATCGCCGTCGCCGCCGCGCCCAACTGGGTCGCGCAGGTGGTGCGTTCGCCGATCGGCGGCCATGTCATGGGCAATCCCGCCGCGCCGACCAAGCTGGTCGAATATGTGAGCTATACCTGCAGCCATTGCGCCCATTTCGTGAATGAGGCGACACCGTCGCTGAAGGCCGATTATGTGAAGGGCGGCAAGGTCAGCGCCGAGGTGCGCAACGCAGTGCGCGACAAATATGACCTGACCGCCGCGCTGCTGGCCCGTTGCGGCGGCGCCAAGCGCTTCATGGGCAATCATGAGGCGCTGTTCGCCAACCAGGATGCCTGGATGGAGCAGATCATGGCCTATGACAAAGGTGCGGCCAAGCCGACCGAGCAGAAGGCGGCGCTGCGCGACATCGGCCAGAAGACCGGCCTTTATACGCTGATGAACAAGCGCGGCTTCACCAATGCGCAGCTCGACGCCTGCATCGCCGACCCGGCGTCGGAAAAGGCGGTCCTGGCGATGACCGACGAGGCGTGGAACAAGGTCAAGATCACCGGCACCCCCGGCTTCGTCGTCAACGGCACGCTGGTCCAGGGATCGACCTGGGAGATCCTCAAGGCCGCATTGCCCGCAGCCGCCCGCTGA
- a CDS encoding DciA family protein, which produces MTERPPTAKKTSRAAPPAERPRVGAPRAIADLMPEIGRTAFRKFGFVQSSIVTRWNDIVGVDYAAITAPESIRFPVGQKSGGTLQLTVMSGHAPMIQHALPDIIERVNRFFGYAAVVKVAMKQGMVGPAPVERRPPPRNLKPIPVELGDSLRDIGDPELRKVLESLAQGLANSNGLPKIG; this is translated from the coding sequence ATGACGGAACGCCCCCCGACCGCGAAAAAGACGAGCCGCGCCGCGCCGCCGGCCGAGCGCCCCCGCGTCGGCGCGCCGCGCGCGATCGCCGACCTGATGCCGGAAATCGGCCGCACCGCCTTTCGCAAGTTCGGTTTCGTCCAGTCGAGCATCGTCACCCGCTGGAACGATATCGTCGGCGTCGACTATGCCGCGATCACCGCGCCCGAATCGATCCGCTTCCCGGTCGGCCAGAAATCGGGCGGCACGCTGCAACTGACGGTGATGAGCGGCCATGCACCGATGATCCAGCATGCGCTGCCCGACATCATCGAGCGGGTGAACCGCTTCTTCGGCTATGCCGCCGTCGTCAAGGTGGCGATGAAGCAGGGCATGGTCGGCCCCGCGCCGGTCGAGCGGCGCCCGCCGCCCCGAAACCTCAAACCCATTCCGGTCGAGCTGGGGGATTCCCTGCGCGACATCGGTGATCCGGAATTGCGCAAGGTCCTCGAATCGCTGGCACAGGGGCTTGCGAATTCCAATGGCCTGCCCAAGATCGGTTGA
- a CDS encoding A/G-specific adenine glycosylase, producing MRVEMSGSKIARDLLAHYDVNARRLPWRAPPGANAADPYHVWLSEVMLQQTTVAAVGPYFEKFTLRWPTVQDLAASADADLMAAWAGLGYYARARNLLACARAVVADHGGRFPDTEDALRALPGLGAYTAAAVAAIAFGRRAVVVDANVERVVARLFAIATPLPAARPEIRAAADSITPDLRAGDFAQAMMDLGATICTARNPACGICPLREDCAAVRTADPAAFPVKAPKKAKPHRLGHAWWIERSDGHVWLVRRPDKGLLGGMRALPSSDWGAAPDATPPFAAQWRTIDPPVAHVFTHFSLALSVHTTHVGPDHVPSGAGEWWPRDRIGEAGLPTLFARAADAAMKEMTDDARN from the coding sequence ATGCGCGTCGAGATGTCGGGTTCAAAAATCGCACGGGATCTGCTGGCCCATTATGACGTCAACGCCCGGCGCCTGCCCTGGCGCGCGCCGCCGGGCGCCAATGCGGCCGATCCCTATCATGTCTGGCTGTCCGAAGTGATGCTGCAACAGACGACGGTCGCGGCGGTCGGCCCCTATTTCGAGAAGTTCACGCTGCGCTGGCCCACGGTTCAGGATCTGGCCGCCAGCGCCGACGCCGACCTGATGGCCGCCTGGGCGGGGCTGGGCTATTATGCCCGCGCCCGCAACCTGCTCGCCTGCGCCCGCGCCGTGGTGGCCGACCATGGCGGCCGCTTCCCCGACACCGAAGACGCGCTGCGTGCCCTGCCGGGGCTGGGCGCCTACACCGCCGCCGCCGTCGCCGCGATCGCCTTTGGCCGCCGCGCCGTGGTGGTCGACGCCAATGTCGAGCGGGTGGTCGCCCGGTTGTTCGCCATAGCGACGCCCTTGCCCGCCGCCCGGCCGGAAATCCGGGCTGCCGCCGACAGCATCACGCCGGACCTGCGTGCTGGCGACTTTGCCCAGGCGATGATGGATCTGGGCGCCACCATCTGCACCGCGCGCAACCCCGCCTGCGGCATCTGTCCGCTGCGCGAGGATTGCGCGGCGGTGCGCACTGCCGATCCGGCCGCCTTCCCGGTCAAGGCGCCGAAAAAGGCCAAGCCCCATCGCCTCGGCCATGCCTGGTGGATCGAACGCAGTGATGGTCATGTCTGGCTGGTGCGTCGTCCGGACAAGGGGCTGCTCGGCGGCATGCGCGCGCTGCCCAGTTCCGACTGGGGCGCCGCGCCCGACGCGACGCCGCCCTTCGCCGCGCAGTGGCGGACGATTGATCCGCCGGTCGCCCATGTCTTCACCCATTTCTCGCTGGCGCTCAGCGTCCACACGACCCATGTGGGGCCGGATCATGTGCCGTCGGGCGCAGGCGAATGGTGGCCGCGCGACCGGATCGGGGAGGCGGGGCTGCCAACCTTGTTTGCGCGGGCGGCCGATGCGGCGATGAAGGAGATGACGGACGATGCACGGAACTGA
- the nudC gene encoding NAD(+) diphosphatase: MHGTDPMAHGLPGFVGGTLDRVDHIRSNPALHAQAFAAPNARLLILEGLEPVTDDHGLALAPLAPDARIEEHVLLGVDLQDRPIFAHLVETLAQGPNATPRSRGLADLVSASDVALYGTARSLVHWHARHRFCSVCGAPTHAHKAGWARRCQSCASEHFPRVDPVSIMLAEHQGRVLLGRQHSWPPGRYSALAGFIEPGETVEEAVARELKEEAGITVHSVRYVMSQPWPFPSSLMIACIAQCDDPALTLDETEIEHAFWCDADGVAAALAGDPDAPFLAPPRMAVAWHLLDHWLRGAVAPSDARA, encoded by the coding sequence ATGCACGGAACTGACCCAATGGCGCACGGCCTGCCCGGTTTCGTCGGCGGCACGCTTGACCGGGTCGACCATATCCGCAGCAATCCCGCGCTCCATGCACAGGCCTTTGCCGCGCCCAACGCCCGGCTGCTGATCCTCGAAGGGCTGGAGCCGGTGACGGACGATCATGGCCTGGCCCTGGCGCCGCTCGCCCCCGATGCCCGGATCGAGGAGCATGTGCTGCTCGGCGTCGATCTGCAGGACCGGCCGATCTTTGCCCATCTGGTCGAAACGCTGGCCCAAGGCCCCAATGCGACGCCGCGCTCGCGCGGCCTCGCCGATCTCGTCTCCGCGTCCGACGTCGCGCTCTACGGCACCGCGCGCAGCCTGGTCCATTGGCATGCCCGCCACCGTTTCTGCTCGGTCTGCGGCGCGCCGACCCATGCGCACAAGGCGGGCTGGGCACGCCGCTGCCAATCCTGCGCCTCCGAACATTTCCCGCGCGTCGATCCGGTCTCGATCATGCTGGCCGAACATCAGGGCCGCGTCCTGCTCGGTCGCCAGCATAGCTGGCCGCCCGGCCGCTATTCCGCGCTCGCCGGCTTCATCGAGCCGGGCGAGACGGTCGAGGAAGCGGTCGCGCGCGAGTTGAAGGAGGAAGCCGGCATCACGGTCCATTCCGTCCGCTATGTGATGAGCCAGCCCTGGCCCTTCCCGTCGTCGCTGATGATCGCCTGCATCGCCCAGTGCGACGATCCCGCGCTCACCCTGGACGAGACCGAGATCGAACATGCCTTCTGGTGCGATGCCGATGGCGTCGCCGCGGCATTGGCCGGCGATCCCGACGCGCCTTTCCTCGCGCCGCCGCGCATGGCGGTCGCCTGGCACCTGCTTGACCATTGGCTGCGCGGCGCGGTTGCCCCGTCCGACGCAAGGGCGTAA
- a CDS encoding metallopeptidase TldD-related protein, with translation MLSLEEAQSRAQDLVTAARKAGADAADAIYACNASTTVAVRLGALEDVERSEGEEIGLRVFIGQRSASISASDMNPATLATLIDRSIAMAREAPEDPYAGLAPEDRLLRKRPPALDLVDEEEPEPAALRERALVAEEAARSIPGITNSEGGGAASGRSQVALATSHGFAGAYAATNHSTWASVLAGSGADMQRDHASHASRHLQDLDNAEAVGMRAGQRAVARLNPGKVDSGVMPVIFDPRIGSSLVGHLIGGMVGPAIARRSSFLLDSLGETLFDSKITIIDDPLLLRGLRSRPFDGEGLPVARRALIEEGVLTGWLMESASARQLGLEPTGHASRGGAGAPGAGITNVHMEAGSLSVGDLMADVKRGIYVTELIGMGVNGVTGDYSRGAAGFLIENGAVGPAVSEITIAGNLKDMFRTLVPANDLMFRYAMNVPTLRIDGMTVAGG, from the coding sequence ATGCTCAGCCTCGAAGAAGCCCAGTCGCGCGCGCAGGATCTGGTGACGGCGGCGCGCAAGGCAGGGGCGGACGCGGCCGACGCCATCTATGCCTGCAACGCCTCGACCACGGTGGCGGTGCGGCTCGGTGCGCTGGAGGATGTCGAACGGTCCGAGGGCGAGGAGATCGGCCTGCGCGTCTTCATCGGCCAGCGCTCGGCCAGCATTTCCGCGTCGGACATGAACCCGGCGACGCTCGCAACCCTGATCGACCGCAGCATCGCCATGGCGCGCGAGGCGCCGGAAGATCCCTATGCCGGCCTGGCGCCGGAAGACCGGCTGCTCCGGAAGCGTCCGCCAGCGCTCGACCTCGTCGATGAGGAAGAGCCCGAACCCGCCGCCCTGCGCGAACGCGCGCTGGTCGCGGAGGAAGCCGCACGCAGCATCCCCGGCATCACCAACAGCGAAGGCGGTGGCGCGGCCAGCGGCCGCAGCCAGGTCGCACTCGCCACCAGCCATGGCTTTGCCGGCGCCTATGCCGCGACCAATCATTCGACCTGGGCCAGCGTGCTCGCGGGCAGCGGCGCCGACATGCAGCGCGACCATGCCAGCCATGCCAGCCGCCATCTTCAGGATCTCGACAATGCCGAAGCGGTCGGCATGCGCGCGGGCCAGCGCGCGGTCGCGCGGCTCAATCCGGGCAAGGTGGACAGCGGCGTCATGCCGGTCATCTTCGATCCGCGCATCGGCTCCAGCCTGGTCGGCCATCTGATCGGCGGCATGGTCGGGCCGGCGATCGCCCGTCGTTCCAGCTTCCTGCTGGATTCGCTGGGCGAGACGCTGTTCGACAGCAAGATCACGATCATCGACGATCCGTTGCTGCTGCGGGGCCTGCGCTCGCGCCCCTTCGATGGCGAAGGCCTGCCGGTGGCGCGTCGCGCGCTGATTGAAGAGGGTGTGCTGACCGGCTGGCTGATGGAAAGCGCCTCGGCTCGCCAGCTCGGCCTGGAACCGACCGGCCATGCCAGCCGGGGCGGCGCCGGTGCGCCGGGCGCGGGCATCACCAATGTCCATATGGAAGCGGGCAGCCTGTCGGTCGGCGACCTGATGGCCGATGTGAAGCGCGGCATCTATGTCACCGAACTGATCGGCATGGGCGTGAATGGCGTTACCGGCGACTATAGCCGCGGCGCCGCCGGCTTCCTGATCGAGAATGGCGCGGTCGGCCCGGCCGTGTCGGAAATCACCATCGCCGGCAATCTGAAGGACATGTTTCGCACCCTGGTGCCGGCCAATGACCTGATGTTCCGCTATGCCATGAACGTGCCGACCCTGCGCATCGACGGGATGACCGTTGCCGGCGGCTGA